The Planococcus liqunii genome includes a region encoding these proteins:
- a CDS encoding AMP-binding protein, whose amino-acid sequence MDIIGNRTLKDLLSEQTKRYADKTFLLFEDVEDEISEMTYREFSDAVHRLSNVFLGLGVSKGNHVTLHLPNSLEFMTSWFALANIGAIMVPTNILSTRDEMEYILNHSESVLLVTEEDYLEKFTETGDRLPYLKEILLARTKSSQVAAKDIAKLMEQSEASQPDVFINSEDVAAMLYTSGTTSKPKGVQVTHANYLYTGEVMSKSIRLTPEDRQLVVLPLFHGNAQYYSTMSALVVGASIAITEKFSASRYFVQAKRLRATVGSLFAAPIRMIMAQKYDTSFRDHSMRVIWFAQSVTEEQLNEFEEKYQVPLLQMYGMTETVGVPLMNPLDGIRKNMSIGRPTIGYEVKIIDAEGKETKQGEPGQIVVKGIPGRTLMKAYFKNPAATEETLKDGWLHTGDNGMIGEDGYFYFVDRIKDMFKRSGENVAANEVESVIADYPGVYEVAVVSIPDPIRDEAIKAFVILQEQADVTEEELIEYCRTRLAKFKVPDIIEFVEDFPRTSVGKIQKHMLRKIDAQIPIENI is encoded by the coding sequence ATGGACATAATTGGAAATAGAACCTTAAAAGATTTACTGAGCGAGCAAACAAAACGGTATGCCGACAAAACCTTTTTATTATTCGAGGATGTAGAGGATGAAATTTCAGAGATGACTTATCGAGAATTTTCAGATGCAGTCCATCGTTTGAGCAATGTCTTTCTCGGGTTGGGGGTTTCTAAAGGAAATCACGTCACGCTGCACCTCCCCAATTCTCTGGAATTTATGACCTCTTGGTTTGCGCTAGCTAATATTGGGGCCATTATGGTTCCGACGAATATCTTATCTACAAGAGATGAAATGGAGTATATATTAAATCATTCAGAATCTGTCCTGCTAGTGACAGAAGAAGATTACCTGGAGAAATTTACGGAGACAGGTGATCGCTTGCCATACTTGAAAGAGATTCTGCTGGCACGCACCAAAAGCAGCCAAGTGGCTGCTAAAGATATAGCCAAATTGATGGAACAATCAGAAGCCAGCCAGCCAGATGTTTTCATTAATTCCGAGGATGTAGCTGCGATGCTTTACACATCAGGGACCACATCGAAACCGAAAGGTGTCCAAGTCACACATGCCAATTATCTTTATACAGGTGAAGTAATGTCGAAGTCCATCCGGTTGACGCCTGAAGACAGGCAACTGGTGGTGTTGCCGCTTTTTCACGGAAATGCGCAATATTATTCAACGATGTCCGCTTTAGTCGTTGGAGCCAGTATCGCCATTACCGAAAAGTTCAGCGCTTCCCGCTATTTTGTACAGGCTAAAAGATTAAGGGCTACAGTGGGATCGTTATTCGCTGCGCCAATCCGTATGATCATGGCTCAAAAGTATGACACTTCTTTTCGGGATCACTCAATGCGTGTCATCTGGTTCGCGCAATCTGTAACAGAAGAACAATTAAATGAATTTGAAGAAAAATACCAGGTGCCGTTGCTGCAAATGTATGGCATGACTGAAACAGTCGGCGTTCCTTTGATGAACCCATTGGACGGCATCCGGAAAAACATGAGCATCGGCAGGCCGACGATAGGCTATGAAGTGAAAATTATTGATGCAGAAGGCAAAGAAACCAAACAAGGTGAACCTGGCCAAATTGTAGTTAAAGGAATACCAGGACGGACATTGATGAAAGCGTATTTCAAGAATCCGGCTGCTACGGAGGAAACATTGAAAGATGGCTGGCTCCATACAGGCGACAACGGCATGATTGGAGAAGATGGTTACTTTTATTTTGTTGACCGCATCAAAGACATGTTCAAGCGATCGGGTGAAAATGTGGCGGCCAATGAAGTGGAAAGCGTTATTGCAGATTATCCAGGCGTGTATGAAGTAGCGGTCGTCAGTATTCCCGATCCAATAAGAGACGAAGCAATCAAGGCATTTGTCATTCTTCAGGAACAAGCAGATGTGACAGAAGAAGAACTGATTGAATATTGCAGAACACGGTTAGCGAAGTTCAAAGTTCCCGACATTATTGAGTTTGTGGAAGACTTCCCAAGAACTTCAGTAGGGAAGATCCAAAAGCATATGCTGCGAAAAATAGATGCTCAAATTCCTATTGAGAATATTTGA
- a CDS encoding MFS transporter — protein MKKNKRVLLASLSGSVIEWYDFYLYGTATGLVFTTLFFSNQDPAISILLAFATFGIGYAARPVGSLIFGHYGDRIGRKAALMLTLIGMGGSSFLIGLLPTYGQIGLLAPILLVFLRLIQGISLGGEWGGAVLLATESAPKGKRGLFGSVPQLGVPLGLVAGSFSLTFIAYLTTDAQFLAWGWRIPFLFSAVLIVLALWIRGGVPETDAFQKQKDSGEIAKVPIAETFRYHRKSLFHVIGLKLGDGFFNVFLMSFVLVYATTYMDYSNEVALTALTIGCASMIITIPVIGYISDFIGRKIIYITGLVLMFVLAIPYFFLIEQGATWLYLMQAAMLGVVWASIFATQGTLFSELFPAKVRYTGLSFGYQMAAAIVGFGPMLWAVMGDNYGSSPWVFGGFMMAGLAVSLVLSIFIPDTHKVSKYESDGVPVAVQVEGLISNDKEQQKLKKESALES, from the coding sequence ATGAAAAAAAACAAGCGAGTTTTGCTGGCCAGTCTTTCCGGATCCGTTATTGAATGGTATGACTTTTATTTGTATGGAACGGCAACAGGCTTAGTGTTCACTACACTCTTCTTCTCGAATCAAGACCCGGCTATTTCTATTCTTTTGGCTTTTGCTACTTTTGGAATCGGTTATGCAGCAAGACCAGTAGGCAGTTTGATTTTCGGTCATTACGGCGACCGGATTGGAAGGAAAGCGGCCTTGATGCTGACTTTAATCGGAATGGGCGGAAGCTCATTTCTGATTGGGCTGTTGCCGACATATGGCCAAATTGGATTGCTTGCTCCGATATTATTGGTGTTTTTAAGGCTGATCCAAGGAATTTCACTTGGAGGCGAATGGGGCGGCGCCGTTTTATTGGCTACCGAATCTGCACCGAAAGGGAAGCGAGGCCTCTTTGGCTCCGTTCCGCAGTTAGGTGTTCCGCTTGGGCTGGTGGCTGGCTCGTTCAGTTTGACTTTTATCGCCTATTTGACGACAGACGCTCAGTTCTTGGCATGGGGTTGGCGGATTCCATTTCTATTCAGTGCCGTCTTGATTGTTTTGGCTTTATGGATTCGCGGAGGAGTACCTGAAACGGATGCTTTCCAGAAACAGAAAGACAGTGGGGAAATTGCGAAAGTGCCGATAGCTGAAACGTTCCGCTATCACCGGAAAAGTCTTTTCCATGTTATTGGACTTAAATTGGGCGATGGATTCTTCAACGTCTTTCTTATGTCGTTCGTGCTGGTCTATGCCACTACGTATATGGATTACTCTAATGAGGTAGCGTTGACAGCGTTAACAATTGGCTGTGCTTCGATGATCATTACAATTCCAGTAATCGGCTACATTTCAGATTTTATTGGGCGTAAAATCATTTACATTACCGGGCTGGTCTTGATGTTTGTATTGGCTATCCCATACTTCTTCCTTATTGAACAAGGGGCAACATGGCTTTATTTGATGCAAGCTGCAATGTTAGGGGTAGTCTGGGCATCTATTTTTGCTACACAAGGAACTTTGTTCTCTGAATTGTTCCCCGCAAAAGTCCGTTATACCGGTCTTTCTTTCGGCTATCAAATGGCCGCTGCAATTGTCGGATTCGGTCCGATGCTTTGGGCGGTGATGGGTGATAATTATGGATCTTCTCCATGGGTTTTCGGAGGATTTATGATGGCTGGATTAGCCGTATCACTTGTGTTGAGCATATTCATACCCGACACTCACAAAGTGTCGAAATATGAAAGTGATGGAGTGCCAGTGGCAGTGCAGGTCGAAGGATTAATATCCAATGACAAAGAACAGCAAAAGCTTAAAAAAGAAAGTGCTCTTGAAAGCTGA